Proteins from one Bos taurus isolate L1 Dominette 01449 registration number 42190680 breed Hereford chromosome 7, ARS-UCD2.0, whole genome shotgun sequence genomic window:
- the OR7A90 gene encoding olfactory receptor family 7 subfamily A member 90 → MELWNDTRISEFFLLGFSDAPALQPLIFGLFLSMYLISVCGNLLIILAVNSDSHLHTPMYFFLSNLSFVDICFTSTTIPKMLWNIQTESKGITYEGCITQMYFYMLFAGLDDILLTVMAYDWYVAICHPLHYTVIMNPRLCGVLVLVSWIMGVLNSLLQSLIVLDLTFCEDLEIPQFFCELNQVIQLACSDTFLNNMIIYFTSLLLAIGPLAGILYSYSKIISSIYRITSAQEKYKAFSTCASHLLVVSLFYCSSLGVYLGSADTHSSHSSATASVMYTVVTPMLNPFIYSLRNKDIKRALKAFMGQQL, encoded by the coding sequence ATGGAACTATGGAATGATACACgaatttcagaattttttcttcTGGGATTCTCAGATGCACCAGCACTTCAGCCTCTCATATTTGGGCTTTTCCTCTCCATGTACCTGATCTCTGTATGTGGGaacctgctcatcatcctggcTGTCAACTCagactcccacctccacacccccatgtacttcttcctctctaacctgtcctttgtagacatctgtttcacctccaccaccatcccaaagATGCTGTGGAACATCCAGACAGAGAGCAAAGGTATCACCTATGAAGGCTGCATCACCCAGATGTATTTTTACATGCTGTTTGCAGGATTAGATGACATTCTTCTGACAGTGATGGCCTATGATTGGTATGTGGCTATCTGTCACCCCCTGCACTACACGGTCATCATGAATCCCCGGCTCTGTGGAGTGCTGGTGCTGGTGTCCTGGATCATGGGTGTCCTGAACTCTTTGCTACAAAGTTTAATAGTTTTGGATCTGACCTTCTGTGAAGACTTAGAAATCCCccaatttttctgtgaactcaATCAGGTCATCCAACTTGCGTGTTCTGACACCTTTCTCAACAAcatgataatatattttacatcacTGCTTCTGGCCATTGGTCCCCTGGCTGGAATCCTTTACTCTTACTCTAAGATAATTTCCTCCATATATAGAATAACATCAGCTCAGGAGAAGTATAAAGCATTTTCTACCTGTGCATCTCACCTCTTGGTTGTTTCCCTATTTTATTGTTCGAGCCTAGGAGTGTACCTTGGCTCTGCTGATACCCACAGCTCCCACTCAAGTGCAACAGCCTCagtgatgtacactgtggtcacacccatgctgaaccctTTCATCTACAGTCTGAGGAATAAAGACATAAAGAGAGCTCTGAAAGCATTTATGGGACAGCAGCTCTAA